CGCCGAACCTTAAAACACCGAAACGTCCAGGCCCGGAACCGCGGCGTCCGGGCACCTGCACGCGGTTTATTTGGCTTTTCGGCGGAAAATCAGTAATTTTCGCACCTAAAACGCCCTGACGATGTTGAAATTAACGATTGCAGCACTTGCGGCCATGCTGCTGACCGCATGCGGAAGTCCGGAAAAACGGACCGAAAAGCAACAGGAAAAAACGATTTTGTGCGGCGGCTATACCGGGCAGCGGCCTCTCGAAGCGTCCGATCGCGAACTGTTCCGCCGGGCGACGACCGGCATGACCGGCGTAAGCTACACCCCGGAGAGCGTCGCCACGCAGGTCGTGGCGGGAACCAACTACCGCTTCATCTGCACGGCGAAAACCACGACGCCCGGCCTCGAAACCTACGAGGCCGAAATCATCGTCTTCCAGCCGCTGCCGGGGCAGGGCGAGGCGAAAATCGCGAAGATCACGCGGTTGTAGCCCCTCCGGCAGCTCTCTGCAAATACTCCTGCAGGATGAGCGCATGGTTCTCCGCCGCATTTTTCGAGGCGTAGAGTAGCGTCACCGTGTCCACACCTTCGATTCCGCGGACGAACTCCCGCACGGCCTGCGACGCACGCAGCTCGTCGGTGTACCGGCGGCGGAACTCCTCCCAGCGGTCCCCGGGGTCGGCGTGATACCAGCTGCGCAGTCCGGCCGAAGGCGCAAGGTCCCTGGCCCAGACGTCGCAATGCAGGGCGTCTCTGCGTACGCCCCGCGGCCAGAGCCTGTCGACCAGCACGCGGCAGCCGTCGTCCGGCGCCGGCGCTTCGTAAACCCGTTTGATCCGTATCCGTGTCATGGGATTATTCCAAAAAAGGTGAAAAGTTCGATCTGACTCTCTTCCGGGGCTCTCAAACGAACGGCCCGCACTCCCCAACCGGGTATGTCGGACGGGCGATCGACAAACCCGACACCCTTTGCGGCAAGGGCTTCACAGGCATAAAAACGGAAACACTTGCCGTAGTCCCAGACCCGCAAGCTTGCGTTACTCAATTTCATAGTCGGTCAATTTTAGAGACGAGGAACAAAAAGCGGGCCTGAAAGCCCTAAAATGAAGGGCGCCTCCCGGCGCCCTTCCCCATCAAAAATTAACCCTTAAAAATTATCCCCTTTTCGGAAGACTTCCGAGAGATAGTGGTGCAGATAACATAAATCAGCGTCACCTTGTATCACTTCCCGCATCATCAAGTCTTCGTCCTCGGAGATGCCGTTGTCTGAAACCTCGTTTTTGTCAATATCCTCCATAGGCTTTGGTTTTAACTTGCTTGCATTTATATAACGCAACCCATTCGGGAATATTGTGCGGGGTCAGCTCAAGATCAGATTTTTTTCTTTGATCATCCGCCGCAGGTTGATCAGCGCATAGCGCATGCGCCCCAGCGCCGTGTTGATGCTCACGTCGGTCTGTTCGGCGATCTCCTTGAAGCTCAAGCCCGAGAAGTAACGCATGATCACCACCTCGCGCTGCTCGGAGGGCAGCAGTTCGACCAGCGCGCGCACGTCGCGTTCGATCTGCTCGCAGACCATCGAATCCTCAACCGTACGCTCGGACAACTTCAGCGTCCCGAGCACGTCGTAGCCGGCTTCGGCCTCGCTCACGGATTTGTTCTGCCGCTGTGCGCGGAAGTGGTCGATCACCTGGTTGTGCGCGATGCGCAGAATCCACGAAAGGAACTTTCCGTTATCGGTATAACGGCCTTCGTCGATCACACGGACGGCTTTGATAAACGTCTCCTGGAAAATGTCATCGGCCACATCACAGTCCTTGACCATCATGTGGATGTAGTCCTTCACCCTGCGGCTATGGCGTTCGATGAGTTTGGATATGGCACTACGGTCACCTGAAAGGTAGTGATTAAGCAATACCTGGTCACTTAATACTTGCACGTTCATACTCTTGTCTCCTAATTAGTTACTAAGAGTAGATTTCTTTCCCGATAGGCGATCCTTTTTTAGTTGTCTGATGTCGTTACAATTCCTTGTTCGGGCCTTGAAAACATCGGAATTTTCGGAGGCTTTACGTTGACAAGATAAGCACTTTTTCCGAAAATACCAAATTTTTCTACTCCGCCGGCAATATTCCGGCACATTTTTTCCGCCCAAAACAAACAAAATCCGTGCCAGAAACATCCCGTATGCGGACAAAATGAAGGCCCGCGCCTCCGGCGAACCGGCAAAAGCGGCCGATGAGATTCCGCCCGGCCGCGCCCCGCTATTTCAGCGGCTCCACATGAATGGCGATCATCGTGCCCTCGCCGAAGCGGGCGCGCAGGCGGCGTTCGATGTCGACCGTCAGGGCGTGGGAGCGCGCCACGGTCATCGCCCCGTCCATGCGGACGTGCACTTCGACGGCAATCGCGGCCCCGATGCGGCGGGTCCGCAGGTTGTGCGGCTGACACACCTCGGGATCGGCCGTCACGATGCGCAGAATCTCCTCCTCCACATCGGCCGGAAGCGAACGCTCCAGCAGCTCGTTCAGCCCCGTGCGGACCAGATCGAAGGCCACCTTGAAGATGAACACCGCCACGACGAGCGCCGCGATGGGGTCGGCGATACGCCACTTCTGGCCCAGAAAATAGGCGCAGGCGATGCCGACGAGCGTCCCCAGCGACGACAGGGCGTCGCTGCGGTGGTGCCAGGCATTGGCCACGACGCTCGGGCTGTCGACCGCACGGCCTTCACGGACGGTGTAGCGGTAGAGAATCTCCTTGACGACGATCGACACCCCAGCCGCCACGAGGGCCACCAGCCCCGGCCGGGGCAGCAGTCCGCCGTCGACCACGATGCGGATGTCGCGGATGCTGCCGGCGAGAATCCCGGCCCCCACGATCCCCAGCGCGAGGCTTATGATGATCGTGGCGAGGGTTTCGTACTTCCCGTGGCCGTAATCGTGGCCGTCGTCCCGGGGCTTGGCGGAAATCCGCGCGAAGGCGATCACCACCACATCCGTCGCCAGGTCGGAGAACGAATGGACGGCATCGGCCACCATCGCTCCGCTCCGCCCGACGATTCCGGCGGCAAGTTTCAGCACAGACAGCACCAGGTTGACCACGAACCCCACAAAGGTCACGCGGTAGATTTTACGTTTCCGGATTTCCGCTTCGCTGGACATAGGCTCAAAAGATTGAAATTCAAAAATACGCTTTTTTTTCGATTATCACGAAACTGAATTTAACCGAAATGCGGCTCCAAGCTATTTTTGATTTCAGAGGAGCAGGTTTGCGCTTAACCGAAGTGCGGCGCAGATGGGTAGTACTTCGGTACGTCCCATTTGCGCCACACGAGAGCAAGTGCAAAAATGCCCTATAAAATCGAAAATCAATAGCTGCGGGCGAACAGCACCCGACGATGCGACGGCCTGCCGGAGAAGACGCAGACACCCTCTTCGTCGACTGCATCGACCGGAATGCAGCGGATCGTGGCCTTCGTGGCCTCCTTGATCGCCACCTCGGTCTCCACCGTGCCGTCCCAGTGCGCCGAAAGGAAGCCCCCCTTCTCGTCGAGCACCCGCTTGAACTCCTCCCACGTGTCGACCTTCGTAATCATCGACTCGCGGTAGGCGAGCGCCTTTTTATAGATGTTTTCCTGAATCTCGGCCATCAGCCCCTCGATACGTTCCACAAGCCCCTCCTGCGAAATGGTCTGCTTCTCAAGCGTGTCGCGGCGCACCAGCTCGATCGTGCCGTTCTCCAGATCGCGTCCGCCCATGGCCAGCCGCACGGGCACGCCCTTGAGTTCGTACTCGGCGAACTTGAATCCCGGACGCACGTTGTCCCGGTCGTCGATCTTCACGCTGATGCCTTTGTCGCGCAGCTCTGCGGCAATCGCCCCGAAGCGTGCGCAGATCTCGGCGAGCTGCTCGGGGGTCTTGTAGATCGGCACCATCACCACCTGGATCGGGGCGAGTTTCGGAGGCAGGACCAGACCGTTGTTGTCCGAATGGGCCATGATCAGCGCACCCATCAGACGGGTCGAGACGCCCCACGAGGTCGCCCACACGTATTCGAGCTTGCCCTCCTTGTTGACGTACTGCACGTCGAACGCCTTGGCGAAGTTCTGGCCCAGGAAGTGCGACGTACCGCTTTGCAGCGCCTTGCCGTCCTGCATCAGCGCCTCGATGGTGAGCGTGTCCTCGGCGCCCGCGAAACGCTCGTTGGGCGACTTGTGGCCCACGACCACGGGCAGCGACATCCACTCCTCGGCGAATTTCCGGTAAACGCGGATCATCTTTTCGGCCTCCTCGACAGCCTCCTCGCGCGTGGCGTGCGCCGTGTGGCCCTCCTGCCACAGGAACTCGGCCGTACGCAGGAACAGGCGCGTGCGCATCTCCCAGCGCACGACGTTGGCCCACTGGTTGCAGAGGATCGGCAGGTCGCGGTAGGACTGAATCCAGTTCTTATAGGTGTTCCAGATGATCGTCTCCGACGTCGGGCGCACGATCAGCTCCTCTTCGAGCTTGGCGTCGGGATCGACCACGACGCCCTTGCCCTCGGGATCGTTCTTCAGACGGTAGTGCGTCACCACGGCGCACTCCTTGGCAAATCCCTCGACATGGTGGGCCTCCTTCGAGAAGAAGGATTTGGGGATGAAGAGCGGGAAATAGGCGTTCTGGTGTCCCGTATCCTTGAACATCTTGTCCAGCGCAGCCTGCATCTTCTCCCAGATGGCGTAGCCGTAGGGTTTGATGACCATACATCCGCGGACGGCGGAGTTCTCCGCAAGTCCCGCCTTCACGACCAGGTCGTTATACCACTGCGAGTAGTTCTCGTCGGACTTCGTGAGATCTTTCAGTTCCTTTGCCATATCTCTAAATCTTTAATTTTGCGTTTTATCCGGCAAAATTAAAGATTTTAATTAAAAATTAAGAATTAAAATCAAGAATTATGGATACCATCTGAAAAAAGCTCCCTTTGCAGAGAGCTTTTCTGAAAATCGCCGACAGATCAGAAGCGGAATCCGAGCGTCAGCGCCACGTTGTGACGGTTGATGTCGGTCGAATAGAGGGCGCTCTCGGTGTACCCGACCTTGTCCTCGGCATAGAACAGGTAGTAGTCCGACAGTTTCGACGACACGTACTGATAGGCCAGGTCGAGCAGCACGCCCCGGGACAGGACGAATCCCACGCCTGCGCCGTAATAGGTCGTCTGCTTGATGACGGGCGATGCCGGCGGAAACTCATCGTCCCGGACCATCGAACCGCTGTAACCGAAGCCCGCACGCAGCGACAGCACCGGCAGGGGTTTGAACTCGGCGCCCACACGCACGATGTTCGAAGCCTTGAAATTCTGGCGGAACGAATCGTTGTACCACGACTGCGAATCCAGCCCCGAGGGGTTGTCCTTGATGCGGATTCCGTTGTACCAGTCGCGCTCGTAGTCGACCGAAATCACGCCCCGCTCGCCGAACGTGTACGACGCGCCGAACATCAGCCGCGTCGGCGAGACGAACGACCAGCCGTTGGGGCCGTCGTCGACCAGCAGCGGCGAGGTCATGTTGGGATCGTTCGCCGTGGAAATGTATCCATTCTTGTCGGGCGTCACGTTCGGATCGGTATCGTTGTTGGCATAGGCCAGTCCGGCCGCCGCGCTCTGGAATTTCCGGTCGAGCGAATAGTAGGTCGGAGTGTGGATCGCCGCGCCGAGACGCAAGTTCGCCGTCGGACGATAGACGATGCCCGCCTTGAAGTTGACGCCCGTGCCGTCCACGATCACGCTCTGGTTGAGTTTCCAGCGCAGCAGCTGATAGTCCAGCCCGGAATTTCCGAAATCGGGCGTGTTCTGGCTCGGCGCATCGTAGAAATACTCCTCGACATAGTCGATGTACTTGCGCTGGTAGACGCTCTGGATGCCCAGCGACGCACCGATGTAGATTTTATTGTTGATATTGGCGCCCACCGACAGCACATACTCGCCGATCGAGCCTTTGCTCCGCAGCATCGTGTAGTGGTCGACGCCCGCATTGTTCCCGACCCATGTCGGTTTCCACGTCCCGGGATCGTCGGGATCGGTCTGGTCGATCAGAAACCCGCGGTAAGCCAGCATCGCATTCCAATACTGGGGATCGTTCGGCCAAACCCAGTCGCCCGAACCGCCGTTCGTATAAAATTTGTTTTTCGAGACTCCATCCCAGTTCAGCTGACGCGCATAGGCGTCGCCGATCGTGCCGCCCTGGTTCTGCCGCACGAACCCATAGTCGTAGTTGAAATCGGCGATGCGGTTGTAGCCGAAGCCGACATTGAGGCTGATGAGCGAGCGCGAACCCTCGTAAGCGTTGATCACGACACCGATGTTGGCCATCGAAAAGCGGTCGCGCGAATTGCACCCGTACTCCGGGGCGTTGCCCTTGCTGCGCGCGAAGGACATCATCGGCGTGATCGAAATGTCGCCGTGGCGGTACATGCCCAGACCCGCCGGGTTGATCGACATCGACGAGAGGTCGGCGCCCAGCGAGGTGAAAGCCCCCGCCATGGCCATGGCGCGCGCCGTGCCGAAGTTGAACTGCGTCTGCGAGAGTTCGATCATATCGGTCGGCATCAGCAGGTCCTTGTCCATCAGAAGTCCGCCCCATTGCTGAGCCGAAGCCCCGGCCGCCGTCGCGGCTGCCGCAAGCGTGATTATCAGTCGTTTCATAGTCGTTTGCACATTAAGAAAGTCAACCGTTAACGTCCGCCGGAGTTCCGGTAGCTGCCTCCCGAAGAGGTCGTACCCGACCCGCCGCGCGAACCTCCGCCGTAACTGCCGCCCGACGAAGGCGAACTGCCGCGGTTGTAGGACGACGAACTGCCGCGGTTATAGCTGTTGCCCCGGTCGTAGGTGTTGCCGCCGGAGTTGCGGTAGCCGTTATCGTTGTACCGGCTGCCTCCGCGCGACGAGCTGCCCGAATTATAGCGTCCTCCGGACGAGTTCCGCCCGCCGCTGTTGTCGCGCACGCCGAAGGTGTTCCGGCCGCCGCTGCTGCCGCCGCGCATCGACCCGGTCGATTTCGAACCGGAATACGATCCCACGCCGTAGCGGGTTCCCGAAGGCGACGTGTAGGGATTGGGCCGGCGCACGATGTTCGACTGATAAGGCCGTCCGTGCCAGCCCGGCCCCCATCCGGGAACATGATGATGCCCGTGCCATCCGGGCCCCCAGCCCCAGCCCGGTCCGTACCAGGGGTCGTACCACGAACTGTACCACGGTCCCCAACCGGGTCCGTACCAGGGATTGTGCCACGAGTTCCACCCGAAGCTCCAGCCCCAGCTGCCGAACGAGAAGCTCGGGCCCCAGGGCCTGTTCCACCCGTAGTACCACGGATCGGAGTAGATCACCGTGCCCCACGATCCGAACATCGAGGTGATGTACTTGGGTTCCACCCACACCTGGTCGCCCATGACCACGATGTTGTAAAACGCCGGGTCGTAGGCCGACACGTAGTTGAAGGCCGAACCGTAGCGGGCATTGATGTAGCTCGACGGCATCTTGTAGGTCGGCGACTCGAATCCGCGCAGGCGACGCGCGTAAGCGCTTTCATAGTCGTCGGCCAACACGCTCTCGTAAGGATTTGCGTCCGCAGAGCGGTATTCGTAATAGCTATTCTCCGCGGCAGCGGCCTTCGCCTCGGCGATCCGCGCCTCCCATTCGGCCCTGCGGGCTTCGGCGGCAGCGCGCTGCGCCTCGGCCTCGGCCTGCTTCCTGCGGGAGATCTCCGCGCGGTCATGCACGGCGTAGAGATCGTCGGAAGCATACCCCGCCGAGGCGTAGTAAGCCGACGAGCAGCTTGCGAGGCCTGCGGACAGGATGACGGTTCCGAATAAAATTTTCAACTTTTTCATAGCGCACGTAATGTTTGCGTTAGTTCTTCAGGTACCAAACGAAAACCGTACCGATTTTAGTATCGTTCTTCTTTATAAACGGCCGCGCACGGAAAATACTGCATGCGCGAAGCGGGTCCGTCCGTTTGCAAAGATACGAACCGGCGAAAGCAAAAGCAAACTTGCCTGCATTTTGCCGCGCGGGCGTATCTTCTGACGAAGTCAAAGATACGAATAATTCCGGAAAAGCGGCAGAAACAGGGCCTCCGGAGGCGTTTTTTCAACCAAATGTGATTTTTTCCGCACGAAAATGTGCGAAAATAAAAAATATGCCTATATTTGCAGTCCCAAAACAACGGTTTTGGATCGGGAGAACGGGGCAAGCCCTCCTCCCGCGACCGAAAAGGAGAGGTGCCGGAGTGGTCGATCGGGCCGCACTCGAAATGCGGTGTACGGGCAACTGTACCGGGGGTTCGAATCCCTCTCTCTCCGCAAAGGGGGTTTGACAAAAAACCCATAATCCCTGTAAGTAGCTCACTTACAGGGATTTTTGTTTTTCAGGGTCGGACAAATACACCCCCTTGCGGAAGCTCTTCGGCAGGCAATTCGGTGGCATGACCATCCGCCCCGGATTCTGCCACCGCAGAAAGGTTCTTATTCGCTGATTCGCTGCGTTTTGCATACTCCAAAATTGCACACGGTGGCGTAAATTTACAACCCGTTAACACATGGAGTATATGAATCGACAAAAAAGTACTTTTCGGATCTCGTTCTACGTGCGTCGGACGAGACCCAACAAGCACGGGGAGGTCCCCGTGTGCGTCCGCATCACGGTCAACGGCCAGCGCGCCGACACCACCATCCGCAAGAGCATCCTCCCCGATCAGTGGGACGCCATCCGCGGCCAGGCCTCGCCCCGCACCACGCTCGGCAAGGCCATCAACCTCTACATCGACACCGTACGGGCCCGCATCATCCGCATCCACCGCGACCTGGAGATGGACGAGCAGCCCTTCACGGCCCAGCAGGTGCTGGACCTCTACCTCGGCCGCAAGACCTCGAACCGCCACACGCTCTTCGAGCTCTTCCGCGAGCACAACGACAAATGCCACCAGCTGGTGGGCATCGATCTGGCCGCTGCCACCGCCGAGCGCTACGAGACCTGCATGAAGCTCACGCAGGAGTTCATGCGCCACACCTACCACCGCGACGACCTCTATCTGGACGAGGTCGACCGCCGTTTCGTCGAGGAGTTCGAGTTCTACCTGAAGACCCACCGCGGCTGCTGCCACAACACGGCGACGAAGTACCTCAAGAACTTCAAGAAGATCACCCGCATTGCGCTGGCCCGCGAGTGGATGCAGCGCGACCCCTTCGCCGAGATCCGCTTCTCGCTGCAGCCCGTCAAGCGCGAGATGCCCGAAAAGGCGGAGATCGAGCGGCTGATGCACAAGGAGATCGACATCCCGCGGCTGGCCCAGACGCGCGACCTCTTCATCTTCTGCTGCTTCACGGGGCTCGCCTTCTCGGACATCAAGCAGCTCGCACCCGAGCACATCGTCACCGACATGCAGGGCCACCGCTGGATCCGCAAGCCGCGCCAGAAGACCGGCAACATGTGCAACATCCCGCTGCTGGAGATCCCCGCGCGGATTCTGCAGCGCTACCGCACGGATCCCGAGTGCGTGGCGCACAACGTGCTGCTGCCCGTGTCGAGCAACCAGAAGATGAACGCCTACCTGAAGGAGCTGGCCGACATCTGCGGCATCCGCAAACAGCTGACGACCCATTGCGCAAGGCACTTCTTCGCCACCTACACGCTGGCCAACGGCGTCTCGATCGAGAGCGTCGCCAAGATGCTCGGCCACTCCGACACGAAGATGACGCGTCACTACGCCAAGGTGCTCGACCAGACCATTCTGCGCGAGATGAACGCCCTGCCCGCCGACCTGTAATGCCGACGGCGATGGAGAGCGTTTTCACGGGGTCGATTACGATCGACGGGGAGCAGGTCACGGTCCGCCGCACGGCCGGGGGCGAGGTGTGGCTCACGCAGTTGGAAATAGCCCGGCTGTTCGGGATCTTCGAGGCGGCCGTGCGGGCCAATATCCGGGCGATCTACCGCTCGGAGGCACTGCGCAGGGGCCGCACGCTGCGGATCGTTCACGGCGTGGAGTTGTATAGTCTGGAGATGATCGCGGCGCTGGCCTTCCGGCTGCGGAGCCTCGAAAGCGAGGCCTTCCGCCGCTGGCTGCTCCGACCCGCCGGGCCCGAGATCCGGCTCGTGGCAATCGCCGGCGAGGAGCCGGTCTGCTGACCGGTGGCGCCACGACGGAGGGTCCGGAATCCGGAGCCGGCGCCCCTCCCGAGGAGTCTCTATGCATACCAGCGGACGCTGTCTCCCGTTGCGGAGGCGGCGTCCGTTTTGTTTGGCCGGGCACCCGGCGGCGGGGATGCCCGCACCGAGGATCGGGGCCCGCTCCCTTGCGTCGGGATCAAGGGGTTTTCCCGCGCCGGAGGCGGTCGGCGGCGCATTTTGAAATATGCCCAAACGACAAAAATATGCTCATTCGACAATTGCAGAAAATGCCCATTCGACAAAAATGTGCGATTCTGACAAATTCAGCACATCGGGGTGTTCGGAGCCTCGGATTTCTCGATTTTTTCACCTACCTTTAGTCTGTCCATGCACCTTCGGACGCACTGCCTCGGACAAAAATTTCCAACACCCCATATACCACACAGGAGCAGAAACCCTTTCCAACCGGTCTGTCTGGAGCCCGGCAATGGCAATGAGCCGCCCATACCGAAGACAAAAACCGCACATACAAACTCAATATAGAATTAAGTATACCTATGAAATCATTTTACCTGCTGACACTCGCTGCCGCCGTTGCCCTTGCCGCCTGCAGCAACGACGACTCAACCCCCGATCCCAATCCGAGCCCCGCGGATACCGGACTCGTCATCGAACAGACCGAGTACACGCTCGATGCCCTGGACAACCGCTCTGCAACCCTCACCTTCTCCGCTTCGGCCGACTGGACGCTCACCGTCACCGGCGAAGACGCGGATTGGCTGACCGTCACGCCCGCAAGCGGCACGGCCGGCAGCCAGACCGTCGAACTGGCGGCCCGAAGGAATTTCAGCGAGGCGGAACGCATAGTCCGTCTCGAAATCTCCTGCGGCAAGCAACCCGCGCCGGTAACCGTCACCCAGCACATGACCGACATCTCGGATTTCACCGACCGGTTCGCCCCGTCGTTCGCCCGCGGATTGCAGGAGATGGGCCATATCTACGATGCGGGAAAGATCTCGCGACAAGATATGGAATATCTGGCCAATGTGATCAAGTTGGACGATTTGAGCGAGTATACCGAACCCTTGACCTCCCTGCAAGGGATCGAGTATTTCGAGTCGCTGCGAAAACTGGATTGCTCCGATACGGACCTGACCGAGCTGGTTATCCGCAATAATCCGACACTGATCGAGTTGCATTGCAGCTCGGATCCGATCACCTCGCTGGATGTCAGCGGATGTACGGCATTGAAGACGCTCACCTGCTACAACAGTGAGTTGGCATCGCTGAATGTCTCCGGCTGTACGTCGTTGCAGGAGATAATGGCCTACAGGGCCCAATTAACGTCATTGGATGTCAGCGGTTGCTCGTCGCTGCAG
This Alistipes shahii WAL 8301 DNA region includes the following protein-coding sequences:
- a CDS encoding cation diffusion facilitator family transporter, with the protein product MSSEAEIRKRKIYRVTFVGFVVNLVLSVLKLAAGIVGRSGAMVADAVHSFSDLATDVVVIAFARISAKPRDDGHDYGHGKYETLATIIISLALGIVGAGILAGSIRDIRIVVDGGLLPRPGLVALVAAGVSIVVKEILYRYTVREGRAVDSPSVVANAWHHRSDALSSLGTLVGIACAYFLGQKWRIADPIAALVVAVFIFKVAFDLVRTGLNELLERSLPADVEEEILRIVTADPEVCQPHNLRTRRIGAAIAVEVHVRMDGAMTVARSHALTVDIERRLRARFGEGTMIAIHVEPLK
- a CDS encoding VOC family protein: MKLSNASLRVWDYGKCFRFYACEALAAKGVGFVDRPSDIPGWGVRAVRLRAPEESQIELFTFFGIIP
- a CDS encoding site-specific integrase, which produces MNRQKSTFRISFYVRRTRPNKHGEVPVCVRITVNGQRADTTIRKSILPDQWDAIRGQASPRTTLGKAINLYIDTVRARIIRIHRDLEMDEQPFTAQQVLDLYLGRKTSNRHTLFELFREHNDKCHQLVGIDLAAATAERYETCMKLTQEFMRHTYHRDDLYLDEVDRRFVEEFEFYLKTHRGCCHNTATKYLKNFKKITRIALAREWMQRDPFAEIRFSLQPVKREMPEKAEIERLMHKEIDIPRLAQTRDLFIFCCFTGLAFSDIKQLAPEHIVTDMQGHRWIRKPRQKTGNMCNIPLLEIPARILQRYRTDPECVAHNVLLPVSSNQKMNAYLKELADICGIRKQLTTHCARHFFATYTLANGVSIESVAKMLGHSDTKMTRHYAKVLDQTILREMNALPADL
- a CDS encoding RNA polymerase sigma factor gives rise to the protein MNVQVLSDQVLLNHYLSGDRSAISKLIERHSRRVKDYIHMMVKDCDVADDIFQETFIKAVRVIDEGRYTDNGKFLSWILRIAHNQVIDHFRAQRQNKSVSEAEAGYDVLGTLKLSERTVEDSMVCEQIERDVRALVELLPSEQREVVIMRYFSGLSFKEIAEQTDVSINTALGRMRYALINLRRMIKEKNLILS
- the proS gene encoding proline--tRNA ligase, translating into MAKELKDLTKSDENYSQWYNDLVVKAGLAENSAVRGCMVIKPYGYAIWEKMQAALDKMFKDTGHQNAYFPLFIPKSFFSKEAHHVEGFAKECAVVTHYRLKNDPEGKGVVVDPDAKLEEELIVRPTSETIIWNTYKNWIQSYRDLPILCNQWANVVRWEMRTRLFLRTAEFLWQEGHTAHATREEAVEEAEKMIRVYRKFAEEWMSLPVVVGHKSPNERFAGAEDTLTIEALMQDGKALQSGTSHFLGQNFAKAFDVQYVNKEGKLEYVWATSWGVSTRLMGALIMAHSDNNGLVLPPKLAPIQVVMVPIYKTPEQLAEICARFGAIAAELRDKGISVKIDDRDNVRPGFKFAEYELKGVPVRLAMGGRDLENGTIELVRRDTLEKQTISQEGLVERIEGLMAEIQENIYKKALAYRESMITKVDTWEEFKRVLDEKGGFLSAHWDGTVETEVAIKEATKATIRCIPVDAVDEEGVCVFSGRPSHRRVLFARSY
- a CDS encoding leucine-rich repeat domain-containing protein; protein product: MKSFYLLTLAAAVALAACSNDDSTPDPNPSPADTGLVIEQTEYTLDALDNRSATLTFSASADWTLTVTGEDADWLTVTPASGTAGSQTVELAARRNFSEAERIVRLEISCGKQPAPVTVTQHMTDISDFTDRFAPSFARGLQEMGHIYDAGKISRQDMEYLANVIKLDDLSEYTEPLTSLQGIEYFESLRKLDCSDTDLTELVIRNNPTLIELHCSSDPITSLDVSGCTALKTLTCYNSELASLNVSGCTSLQEIMAYRAQLTSLDVSGCSSLQYLDCNENGLTSLKLSGSSPLQHLSCNKNGLTALSLSGCTSLTEVDCTDNQLTELDFSGCTSLIILSCYNNQLTTLNLSNCTSLMGLASDSNQLPSLDISTCTKLRTLMCENNPGDGVSTFPITAWFDNSNILSRPEKGLQ
- a CDS encoding OmpP1/FadL family transporter, with protein sequence MKRLIITLAAAATAAGASAQQWGGLLMDKDLLMPTDMIELSQTQFNFGTARAMAMAGAFTSLGADLSSMSINPAGLGMYRHGDISITPMMSFARSKGNAPEYGCNSRDRFSMANIGVVINAYEGSRSLISLNVGFGYNRIADFNYDYGFVRQNQGGTIGDAYARQLNWDGVSKNKFYTNGGSGDWVWPNDPQYWNAMLAYRGFLIDQTDPDDPGTWKPTWVGNNAGVDHYTMLRSKGSIGEYVLSVGANINNKIYIGASLGIQSVYQRKYIDYVEEYFYDAPSQNTPDFGNSGLDYQLLRWKLNQSVIVDGTGVNFKAGIVYRPTANLRLGAAIHTPTYYSLDRKFQSAAAGLAYANNDTDPNVTPDKNGYISTANDPNMTSPLLVDDGPNGWSFVSPTRLMFGASYTFGERGVISVDYERDWYNGIRIKDNPSGLDSQSWYNDSFRQNFKASNIVRVGAEFKPLPVLSLRAGFGYSGSMVRDDEFPPASPVIKQTTYYGAGVGFVLSRGVLLDLAYQYVSSKLSDYYLFYAEDKVGYTESALYSTDINRHNVALTLGFRF
- a CDS encoding DUF488 domain-containing protein; translation: MTRIRIKRVYEAPAPDDGCRVLVDRLWPRGVRRDALHCDVWARDLAPSAGLRSWYHADPGDRWEEFRRRYTDELRASQAVREFVRGIEGVDTVTLLYASKNAAENHALILQEYLQRAAGGATTA